In Elaeis guineensis isolate ETL-2024a chromosome 1, EG11, whole genome shotgun sequence, a genomic segment contains:
- the LOC105037882 gene encoding putative UDP-glucuronate:xylan alpha-glucuronosyltransferase 3 isoform X2: MGASPGNVEARHRSAGTNDDENKRRTRRSRVFKEVDKFSILISERSSSCKFHSLKLVLVIIICGTILTLLYSPAVHNEHHLQPVSRPGLVDLGWLWDRTISDSRYISHLDVDWAQIPLVIEQVGGIKGNLKIGLLNFNTTEISYWQQILPWAKTSVVHLDYANSNLTWEVLYPEWIDEEEQYEVPVCPSLPAPEVPRGSKFDLVAVKLPCNRLGRWSRDVARLHLQLAAAKLASASAKHHSRVHVLFVTDCLPIPNLFTCKDLVKREGNLWLYTPNLRTLKEKLRLPVGSCELALPLKAKVRPYSKTGHREAYATILHSAHVYVCGAITAAQSIRLTGSTRDLVILVDETISDHHRSGLEAAGWKVKTIQRIRNPKAERDAYNEWNYSKFRLWQLTEYDKIIFIDADLLILRNIDFLFTMPEITATGNNATLFNSGVMVVEPSNCTFQLLMEHINEIESYNGGDQGYLNEIFTWWHRIPKHMNFLKHFWEGDEESVKAHKTDLFGADPPVLYVLHYLGLKPWLCFRDYDCNWNEDILREFASDVAHARWWKVHDTMPEKLQHFCLLRSKQKAALEWDRRQAEKAKFPDGHWKQNITDPRLHICFEEFCFWESMLWHWGETNWTDNSPVPATPTAALPSL; the protein is encoded by the exons TGATGATGAAAACAAAAGAAGAACACGACGAAGCAGAGTTTTTAAAGAAGTAGATAAGTTCAGCATCCTTATTTCAGAAAGGAGTTCAAGCTGCAAGTTTCATTCTTTGAAACTTGTGTTGGTTATCATTATATGCGGCACAATTTTAACACTTCTATACTCTCCAGCGGTGCATAATGAGCATCACCTGCAGCCTGTTTCGCG GCCTGGCCTGGTAGATCTCGGGTGGTTATGGGACAGAACCATTTCAGATTCCCGATACATATCACATTTGGATGTTGACTGGGCACAAATACCATTAGTTATAGAACAAGTGGGTGGCATAAAAGGAAATCTCAAAATCGGCTTACTGAATTTCAACACCACGGAGATCAGCTACTGGCAGCAGATTTTACCATGGGCAAAAACTTCTGTTGTACATCTAGATTATGCCAACAGCAATCTTACTTGGGAGGTTCTTTATCCTGAATGGATTGATGAGGAAGAACAATATGAAGTGCCTGTTTGTCCATCTCTTCCTGCACCAGAAGTTCCTAGAGGGTCAAAGTTTGACCTTGTCGCAGTTAAGCTTCCTTGTAATAGGTTAGGAAGGTGGTCAAGAGATGTTGCAAGGTTGCATTTGCAGCTTGCTGCAGCGAAACTTGCTTCAGCTTCTGCCAAACACCATTCTCGGGTTCATGTTCTTTTTGTAACTGATTGCCTCCCAATTCCAAATCTCTTCACTTGCAAGGACCTTGTTAAACGGGAAGGAAATCTTTGGCTGTATACGCCTAACTTAAGAACATTAAAGGAAAAGCTTCGGCTTCCTGTTGGATCATGTGAGCTTGCTCTTCCGCTCAAAGCAAAAG TGCGGCCATACTCAAAGACTGGACATCGAGAAGCATATGCTACAATACTTCACTCTGCACATGTATATGTCTGTGGTGCGATTACTGCAGCTCAAAGCATCCGTTTGACAGGATCAACGAGGGACCTCGTAATACTAGTTGATGAAACAATAAGTGACCATCACCGAAGTGGCCTTGAAGCTGCAGGGTGGAAGGTTAAGACGATCCAAAGGATCCGCAACCCAAAGGCTGAGCGTGATGCCTACAATGAATGGAACTACAGCAAGTTCCGGCTCTGGCAGCTTACGGAATACGACAAGATCATATTTATTGATGCCGACCTGCTTATCCTAAGAAACATTGATTTCCTATTCACGATGCCAGAAATAACTGCTACGGGAAACAATGCAACCCTCTTCAACTCTGGTGTGATGGTTGTCGAGCCTTCAAACTGCACATTCCAGTTGTTGATGGAACACATTAATGAGATAGAATCTTACAATGGTGGGGACCAGGGGTACTTGAATGAGATCTTTACATGGTGGCACCGTATTCCGAAGCACATGAACTTCTTGAAGCACTTTTGGGAGGGTGATGAAGAGAGTGTGAAAGCTCATAAGACTGACTTGTTTGGGGCTGACCCACCAGTTCTGTATGTTCTTCACTACTTGGGGCTGAAGCCATGGCTATGCTTCCGTGATTACGATTGCAACTGGAACGAAGACATACTTCGGGAGTTTGCAAGTGATGTAGCACATGCAAGGTGGTGGAAAGTGCATGATACAATGCCAGAAAAACTGCAGCACTTCTGTCTTCTTAGGTCAAAGCAGAAAGCTGCCCTGGAATGGGACCGAAGGCAGGCTGAGAAGGCAAAATTTCCTGATGGACACTGGAAGCAGAACATAACTGATCCAAGACTACATATCTGTTTTGAGGAGTTCTGCTTTTGGGAGAGCATGCTGTGGCATTGGGGCGAGACAAATTGGACGGATAACAGCCCTGTCCCAGCAACTCCCACTGCAGCTCTACCTAGTTTATAA
- the LOC105037882 gene encoding putative UDP-glucuronate:xylan alpha-glucuronosyltransferase 3 isoform X1 codes for MRMKSCADWRSDEEFSCCGLIGERRLMGASPGNVEARHRSAGTNDDENKRRTRRSRVFKEVDKFSILISERSSSCKFHSLKLVLVIIICGTILTLLYSPAVHNEHHLQPVSRPGLVDLGWLWDRTISDSRYISHLDVDWAQIPLVIEQVGGIKGNLKIGLLNFNTTEISYWQQILPWAKTSVVHLDYANSNLTWEVLYPEWIDEEEQYEVPVCPSLPAPEVPRGSKFDLVAVKLPCNRLGRWSRDVARLHLQLAAAKLASASAKHHSRVHVLFVTDCLPIPNLFTCKDLVKREGNLWLYTPNLRTLKEKLRLPVGSCELALPLKAKVRPYSKTGHREAYATILHSAHVYVCGAITAAQSIRLTGSTRDLVILVDETISDHHRSGLEAAGWKVKTIQRIRNPKAERDAYNEWNYSKFRLWQLTEYDKIIFIDADLLILRNIDFLFTMPEITATGNNATLFNSGVMVVEPSNCTFQLLMEHINEIESYNGGDQGYLNEIFTWWHRIPKHMNFLKHFWEGDEESVKAHKTDLFGADPPVLYVLHYLGLKPWLCFRDYDCNWNEDILREFASDVAHARWWKVHDTMPEKLQHFCLLRSKQKAALEWDRRQAEKAKFPDGHWKQNITDPRLHICFEEFCFWESMLWHWGETNWTDNSPVPATPTAALPSL; via the exons TGATGATGAAAACAAAAGAAGAACACGACGAAGCAGAGTTTTTAAAGAAGTAGATAAGTTCAGCATCCTTATTTCAGAAAGGAGTTCAAGCTGCAAGTTTCATTCTTTGAAACTTGTGTTGGTTATCATTATATGCGGCACAATTTTAACACTTCTATACTCTCCAGCGGTGCATAATGAGCATCACCTGCAGCCTGTTTCGCG GCCTGGCCTGGTAGATCTCGGGTGGTTATGGGACAGAACCATTTCAGATTCCCGATACATATCACATTTGGATGTTGACTGGGCACAAATACCATTAGTTATAGAACAAGTGGGTGGCATAAAAGGAAATCTCAAAATCGGCTTACTGAATTTCAACACCACGGAGATCAGCTACTGGCAGCAGATTTTACCATGGGCAAAAACTTCTGTTGTACATCTAGATTATGCCAACAGCAATCTTACTTGGGAGGTTCTTTATCCTGAATGGATTGATGAGGAAGAACAATATGAAGTGCCTGTTTGTCCATCTCTTCCTGCACCAGAAGTTCCTAGAGGGTCAAAGTTTGACCTTGTCGCAGTTAAGCTTCCTTGTAATAGGTTAGGAAGGTGGTCAAGAGATGTTGCAAGGTTGCATTTGCAGCTTGCTGCAGCGAAACTTGCTTCAGCTTCTGCCAAACACCATTCTCGGGTTCATGTTCTTTTTGTAACTGATTGCCTCCCAATTCCAAATCTCTTCACTTGCAAGGACCTTGTTAAACGGGAAGGAAATCTTTGGCTGTATACGCCTAACTTAAGAACATTAAAGGAAAAGCTTCGGCTTCCTGTTGGATCATGTGAGCTTGCTCTTCCGCTCAAAGCAAAAG TGCGGCCATACTCAAAGACTGGACATCGAGAAGCATATGCTACAATACTTCACTCTGCACATGTATATGTCTGTGGTGCGATTACTGCAGCTCAAAGCATCCGTTTGACAGGATCAACGAGGGACCTCGTAATACTAGTTGATGAAACAATAAGTGACCATCACCGAAGTGGCCTTGAAGCTGCAGGGTGGAAGGTTAAGACGATCCAAAGGATCCGCAACCCAAAGGCTGAGCGTGATGCCTACAATGAATGGAACTACAGCAAGTTCCGGCTCTGGCAGCTTACGGAATACGACAAGATCATATTTATTGATGCCGACCTGCTTATCCTAAGAAACATTGATTTCCTATTCACGATGCCAGAAATAACTGCTACGGGAAACAATGCAACCCTCTTCAACTCTGGTGTGATGGTTGTCGAGCCTTCAAACTGCACATTCCAGTTGTTGATGGAACACATTAATGAGATAGAATCTTACAATGGTGGGGACCAGGGGTACTTGAATGAGATCTTTACATGGTGGCACCGTATTCCGAAGCACATGAACTTCTTGAAGCACTTTTGGGAGGGTGATGAAGAGAGTGTGAAAGCTCATAAGACTGACTTGTTTGGGGCTGACCCACCAGTTCTGTATGTTCTTCACTACTTGGGGCTGAAGCCATGGCTATGCTTCCGTGATTACGATTGCAACTGGAACGAAGACATACTTCGGGAGTTTGCAAGTGATGTAGCACATGCAAGGTGGTGGAAAGTGCATGATACAATGCCAGAAAAACTGCAGCACTTCTGTCTTCTTAGGTCAAAGCAGAAAGCTGCCCTGGAATGGGACCGAAGGCAGGCTGAGAAGGCAAAATTTCCTGATGGACACTGGAAGCAGAACATAACTGATCCAAGACTACATATCTGTTTTGAGGAGTTCTGCTTTTGGGAGAGCATGCTGTGGCATTGGGGCGAGACAAATTGGACGGATAACAGCCCTGTCCCAGCAACTCCCACTGCAGCTCTACCTAGTTTATAA